AGTATGACGTATGATATATATTTGAGGAGTGTATGAAACCGCAATTATCTCGTTTCCCGGATATTGCGATATAACATTACCAATCGCAACGCCGCTGATTCTTTGACTCTCGGCATAAATCGAATCTTTTAACCAGACTGCACCGCTTCTTCTAATGCGGTATATGGCATTACCACTAGCCACCACAATATCCGGCACGCCGTCATTATCAGCATCGCCAATTGCGATATCGCGAATCGGACCTGAAAGTCGGGCAATACTCTCAGTCGTCCACGAGGTCCCATTCCAATATGCTCGGAACAGTCGACAAGGCACTGTATCCTCACCGTAAACCATATCGGTAATATCATCATTATCAACATCGCCAACTGCTGCTCCCCAAAAACCAACTGGTGAAGAGTCGATATATCGGCCATTATTGCCGTGCCTTTGCCAACCAGCCGTGGCAACCTTGAGAGGTGGGTTGGCCGTCGTATCATTAAAAAGCATCGCATAGTGGGGCGCACCAGACATCACCGTAAAAATTCGTACCGTATCATCTAATGGCCCTTTAAAATTTTTGCCCGTAGCCACATCGCGAAAAACCCCAGTTGGTGTTGGAGGTGGGAAAATTCTTGTGGTATCAAATCGAATTGGGATTTCCGTATTATCCTCGTAAATCTGACACTTAATTACCTGAGGATGGCTAGTTAGTTCGATACTATTGATACCTAAAAGAACAATCGGAACTAATATGCCAATCAAACCTTTTTTAATCATTAATAACCCCTTTCTACTGTTACCTTTGCCCCAATCCTATATCACATTTATCTCACACAAACAACTTTCTATCATTATAATACTATAGCGGTTTTTGTCAAGACCAAAAGTTTCACTTTGCATTGCCGGGCGCATATTTAACAAGCTTAAAAAGGTTGCTTATAAATAACATTTAAGCCAACGGGATATTTAACACAATTATTTGATTCTCTTGATGTTAAATGATTTTCCATTACACTTGAGGGTACGGTCCCCATACGGTCCGGGGGTTAATGTTAATTACTGGGGAAATCCCAATATTTATCTGGACTTAGAATTTTATTGGCGGGTAATTTTTCTTAATAATCGCACCGTTTCTATGGTTAAGGTTTGGATTATTAGATTTAAAGTTTAATGGGCCGATGATAAGAAATATACTGCCATTACGCTTTCAAGACATGTGGGCTAGAATTTCTTAATTAAAGTTATGGTTTAGAATTATTCTTCAGTTGGGCAAGGATTTTTTCCAGTTCTTCTTCGGTTTCTACCAAAACTTTTCGGGATTTAGAGCCGACATACGGACCAACAATGCCGGCCTGTTCTAATTGGTCAATAATCCTGCCGGCCCGAGCCCAGCCGATATCTAATCGTCTTTGCAGCATGGACACCGAAGCTTCTCGATGTCGAAAGACAATCCGGGCTGCTTCGAAAAATAGCTCATCGATTGTTCGGTTATTTATCGTCTCTTCAGTCTTGGTGCGCAAGGCCAGTTCGGTTTCCTCGGGTAATGGTTTATGATATTCTTCAGCCCAGAGTTTTTCAGCAACATCTTCGGAGATGATCGAATAAAATAATTCTTGCTTGCGCTTAAGGCCGGCTTTTTCCCGGTCAATTAAAACATCGACTACTTGGGACTCGATTAACCGACAGGCCGTCTCATAAGGATTGGGCACCAAGCCGGTAAGTCGTTCTATAAGATAACGCCTGGTCCAGAGATCAACTATTCGTTTCGTGGCTTCTCGAGAAACATAGGCACAATGCAAGCGGATTGGTTCACCCTTACCCGGGGGCAGAAAGAGCATATCACCGCGACCCAAAAGGGCCTCGGCGCCGTTCATATCTAAAATGGTACGGGAGTCGGTTTTAGAGGCAACTTGAAAGGCAATGCGGCAAGGAAAGTTGGCCTTAATTAACCCAGTAATAACATCAACCGATGGTCGCTGGGTCGCTAGCACCAGATGAATACCAACAGCGCGAGACATTTGGGCAAGCCGGATAATCTTTTCTTCGATATGTTGTTCGGCCCGGATCATCAAATCAGCCAGCTCATCGATGATAACCACAATATAAGGTTTTTTAGCTAACCCTTCCCGTTGGGCCAACTCGTTATACCCCTCAATGTCGCGAACCCCAAGATTGGCAAAAATCCCGTAGCGAGTCTCCATAATACTGATTATCCGATCTAGCTCTTTAGTGGCATATCGGGGATCAGTAGTAGTTGTAGATAATAGATGGGGTATAGTATTATAAATTGGCAATTCTAGTTGTTTAGGATCAATTGTTAAGAATCGCACCTCATTTTGGGTTGCCCGATAAATAATTGAGGCAATCATAGTATTAATACAGACACTTTTCCCGGAGCCGGTGGTGCCCGCAATCAAGACATGAGGCATTTCCCGCAGATCAGCGGTATATGGTTCACCAGTAATGGTCTCGCCTAAGGCAAAAGTCAGGGGCGATTTAGCATTGGCATATTCTGGGCTCTTAATAATATTTTTTAGATACACAAGCCGGCGCGTTTTATTGGGAATTTCAATTCCTACCGCAGCTTTACCAGGAATTGGGGCTAAAATTCGTATGCGCTCGGCTTTAAGTGATAATGCCAGATCATCGGCTAGACTTTCAATCCGCTGAATCTTTATACCCGGGGCCGGGGCAAATTCAAATCGAGTAATCATGGGACCGGATAAAATTTCAGTAACTTCACCTTCGATGCCAAATTCGCTAAGTTTCTCCAGTAATAGTTTGGCGCCTTCTTTTAACTCGCGCTCGTCAGTAAATATTCTTTCGGCTGGTGGTTCATCTAGGACCGAAAGAAATTCTTCCCGAAAAGTTGCTTCATCAAACTGAACTGTGGTTCGTGACGGTTTGGAACTCGAGGGCTGTTTTACTTCTTCGGGCACGGCTTGAGGAGTGATAACAACTTCTTTATTTTCTTTTTGAACAACTGGTATCTCACGATAATTTTCAGCTGGAACTTTCTGGTATTTCGGTCTTTTCTTGCGAGTAAGGCGCTTTTTAATAAAAGTTATAGTCCGTATAAATAATTTTTTCAAATATTCTGGAATATTAGTAAATACAATGGCAATAATTGCCCAAAAAGTGATCAATAATACTAAAGTGCCCCAGCCGCCAATTAAGTGTGTTAGAAATTTGATAATTATTCTAAACAACTCTCCATAAACTAAAAAAGATAAATTGGCCGTGGAAACAATTAAATTGGGAAGAAAATATCCACAAGTAAGATTGATCAGTAAAATGAACAAAAAACTATAGATACTATATCGTAAATAGTTTTTCTTTTCTTTATGACGCAGATATGGAACTAATCCGTATAGAATGAAAATCGGCCAAAATAATGCACCCAGCCCTCCTAAATAGCGGTATAGAAAATGCGCAATTACTGTGCCCCAAAAACCACCGAAATTGGTCGTTTCTTTAAAATCAGAGACCGAAAGCAGAGAAATTATTAAGTATATGCCAACCGCCCATAATAAAATTGCCACAAAATTTTCTTTGACATATTTTGCCCGCAAAATTCTGAATGCTATGGCCACTAAGATAAGTATTAGAAGATAGCCGCCATGATTAATTGCATAAATCAGCCACCAGATAAAATAACTATCGAGTAGACCTAAGGCTTTTTTATTGAATAGGTGATAGGATAAAAAACTACCTAAAAGCAAAAAGACAATTGCAAATAGAATAACAGCTGTAATTCTTGACTTATAAGTTTTGCTGTTTCGATAGTTTCTCATAAGATAACACCAATAAAAATTTTCGAAAAGAGCTTTATCACTGGTTCAATTAAAATGCTGAATATAGAAAAACCGCTAAGTGAACTAAGCATAATTAAACCAAATAAAATGAAAAGTCCATATTGTTCCAAATATAAATAATATCGTAGATTTCTCTCACCTAAAAGATAATAAATAATTTTAGAACCGTCAAGCGGTGGTATCGGAATGAGATTAAAAGTACCTAAGATTATATTATAGTAAAAAAACATCAGAAAGGTTAATACCAAGAAGCTTGAGGGCAGAGAAAATCTTAACAAAATACGCAAGCACACCCCAAAGCCAATCGCACAAAGAAAATTAGCCAATGGACCAGCAAGACTTGAGACCAAAACATCTCGTTTTGGTGACCGGAAATATACAGGATTTATCGGCACAGGCCGTGCCCAGCCGACCCGGAAAAGAAAAAGGGCAATCGTTCCGATAATATCTAGATGAACAAAGGGATTTAGGGACAGGCGACCGAGATTTTTAGCAGTTGGGTCTCCAAGTTTGTAAGCCGCAAAGGCGTGGGCGTATTCGTGAATTGTTACGCAAAAAAGAATAGCCGGCGCTGAAATAATAAAAGAAGAAAAATCTCGAATCATTGGCGTAGCAAGGCTTTAAGATAGCGCTCTTCGTCCTGGGGAGTTTTTATTTTGCCATCGAGCTTATACGCCAAAAGTTTATTTAGAATCTTTGCGTAGAGTGGACCTGGAGGTACGTTGTATTGCTTAAGAGTCTTACCCGAAGTCGCAAGTTTCGTGTCCTTAAGTTTAAAATAGCATTCAAGTTTTTTTCTAATACTCTTATCTTTGGTGGTTTTCTTTATAATTTGAAGTGTTTGAAGATGATAGGGTTTTAATAAAAAATAAATCGTACTCGGCCGTTTGGTTAACCTAAGCCTTTTGATAAGCATATTACGTTTATTAAGTTCTTGAGCAACCGTAACAAATTCTTTTTTTAATGGATATTTTTGGTAATATTTATAAGAAAAATGCGAGAAAAGATAAATAAGTTTTTCCGAACTTGATAGGTACTTAATTTGTGAAAAAAAATCTTGTAGTAAATTTACCTTATAAAGTTGTTTGATAACTTTTCTTTTCTGAAGTTCGGCCAAAATTTTATGAGCGACTTTTTCTTTACAAATCATGTCGAATTCATAAAATATTCGTTCGCCACTAAGTAAATTAATTAAATTCTGAGAGATTGCTTCAGTCATTAATTTTTCGGTTAGTTTTTCTAATTTAAATCCTAAGCGCAGGGCAAATCTTAGGGCTCGAAAAATCCTCGTTGGATCGTCGACAAAGCTTTTTGGATGCAGGATGCGAATTAATTTGTTTTTGATATCAGCCTGCCCGCCAAATGGATCAAGCACTTCGGCCTGGGCATTGGTAATGAATTTCTCGGTCAGTAAAATTGCCATCGCATTAACCGTGAAGTCGCGTCGGCCTAAGTCTTCATCGATTGTCGCTGGAGCCACTAAGGGTAATTGGGCCGGCCGCAAGTACACTTCTTTACGAGTTTGGGCAATATCAATTCGAAAATCAGCTAGAGTTATGGTCATAGTCATAAATTGAGGATAAATAATGGGCCGAACAGCGTACGCTACAGCCAATTCATTACCAATTTCTTGATAATAGTTAGTAAGGGCAATATCTAAATCCTTAAAGACCTGAAAGGTTTTTTCCTGGGCCATTAGAAAATCTCGAACCGGCCCACCAACTAAATAGGCATTAACACGATATTTTTGAGCAAGTTCGTAAATTTTCGCTAAAAGTTCTTGGGCGACCTTAATGTTTTTCTCCTCCAACGAAGCCAAATCCTTTTTGGTTTTCTTCACGGGCGAAAAGTTTAATCTTACCAAAGCGTTCCTCGTATTTTTTAATATTATCTTCTAGGGCGTTTTTTAAAAGCAATGCATGTTGAGGTGTCATCAGAATTCTTGCAAAAACTTTAGCTTTGGGTAAGCCGGGAAGTAATCGAGCAAAGTCAATAATAAACTCAGAGGGTGAGTGGGCAATTAGCACAAAATTAGAAAATATTCCTTCAGCCTCTTTTTCGCCAATTTCTACATTAATCTGTTGGGCTGGTTTAACATCGTCGGCCATATCTTAAATCTCCTTTCTTTTTTGTATAATTATATTGCCTTAAATAATTAAAGTCAATCTTATCACAATTTTCTAATTAACGAAACTGGAATTTTTTTAGTTACAGCTGGTTGATTAGTAGGTTTATATTCTACATAAATAATATAAATTCCCGTCGGTAAATTTAAGTGATTATCTGATTTCCCGTCCCAACTGATTGTTCCTATGCCGTCGAAAATTTTTTGGTCTTTTAGTTTACGGACCTTTCGCCCATTAAGATCATAAACTAAACATAATAATTTTCCTTGAGGTGCATTAAACTGATAGTAAATAAAAAGACTATCGTCGGTTAAGTCGTTATCAGGGCTAAAACTATTTTTTGAAAGCCAAATTGTCTGTGGGTTTAAGCCGGCTCTGATTACTATCATTCGATAGTTATTATCACTTCGCCGGTCTTCAGGATAATTTATAAGCCCAGCGACAGGATATTCTCCAGAACTTGATGCGCGCCATAGGACACTAAGAGTAGTTTCAGCATTAATGTCTAAACCCAGCCCCCAACGTTCAGTAATTCGTTCTCCGAAATCTTCAGCTTGGTTGCGATTTTGGTCAACAAAGAAAACAACACGCCAACTATAAGCCACGCGATAGCCGGTATTTTTAATGGTCATTAATATATTCACTAAAGAATCAACGGCAACTTGACTTGGGGCACTAATTTTCACAATTGCCAAATCGTAAAAATTATATATACTGTTTTCCCGCCCTGGACTACCCCCAGAACTGTCAAGTGAAGCGTACCAATTACACGGATAATCTTCAAGCTCCATCGCGACACGTTCCCAACTTATTCCATCGCCAACATCGTAGGGGAATGAATCACTATCAAATGGTGTACCAAAAGATGAACTATCGCCTTCCGAGGAGTATAATAACAATGGGTCATTGGTCTGTAATTCATTGCCAATCGTTGTATTACCTACTGTAAGAATTATTAAGCTGTCTGGAAACCAATAAGGAGCAAAATAACCCCCAATTGCACCGGAGAGGTATTCTTGATCTAAAATTAGGGCGTATGAGTAAGGTGGGATTCTAGTAGTATTAATAATAACCCCAGGATAGTAATTATAAATAGTGCTATCAAACCAGGCAATAATACTATCCGTAGCATCAAAATCAGTAAGACGCCAACCTCTGATATCAACAGTCTCGGCCGAGATATTATAAAGTTCAACAAACTCATTTCGATCCTCAGGATAACCGACACCGGTTCGGCCCCGGGGATTAGACATTACTTCATTTATTACTAGGCGCGACCAAAGATTAAATATTAACACCGAGAAATATATAAAATTCATGTTAGAAAATACCGTCTTGGATATTTAACCTTAAGTAGTAAAAGTCCATTGGCTGGTGCACAACTAAGTGGTCGATAAGAAAGTCCATTTAGGGCATTTTTAATATCCTCGAGATTGCGTTTCTCACATCCTAAATCTATTAATGCCCCGACAATCCGTCGTGCCAGTTTGTATAAAAAACGATTAGCTTCGATGGTGATATAAATTTCATCGCAGCTCTGTTTAATTTTTATTTTCTTAATGATTACTTCACCATGGCCTGGTGCTTGACTACAGAACCGGGCGTAATCACGATGATTTTGAAATAGTTTTATCCCTTCGCTGATTTTAGTAAAATCTAAGGGCCTCTCCACAACCCAGGCGAAACCCTGGCGCAAAGGCGAAGGAGTAGTTACAATTTTATATTGATAAATTTTACTAGTTGCTGAATATCGGGCATGAAAATCTTGGTGAGCGCATCTGATGTTTTTTATATAAATGGTCTTGGGAAGTAAAGCATTTAAGGCTTTTTTTAGTTTTATAGGATCCTTTAGATGTCTCTCTTCTTGCTCGGTTTTTGGTTCAACAATACAGTTGGCAACCTGCCCTAATGCTGAAACACCAGCATCAGTTCGGCCAGCACCGTATAGTTTTATTCTGCGACGGAAAATTTTCTTTAAGGCTTCTTCGATTGCACCTTGAACGGTTGGCTTATTTCTTTGGATTTGCCAACCGAAAAAATCTCGACCATCATACTCAATCTCAAAAACCAGGTTCATTAAAGTAGATTAATTTCTTAGCCTAATTTCTTTGAACACTCGATACAAAGATCGGTATAGGGAAGGGCTTTAAGCCGGGCCTTAGGAATTGGCTTTTGACAGCCGACACAAATACCGTATTTTTTTTCTCGAATTCTCTTTAAGGCTTCATCAATCTGACGTAAGATTTTGGCATCATAACTTGAGATTTGAGATATCACTTCGCGTTGATACACTTCATTGCCTACATCGGCAACATGGGTGCGATAAGATGAAATTTCAGCCCCTGCTTCTCCTTGCGGGTTTAACACAATTCCATCAACATATTGTTTCTGTTTAAGAATCTGTTGTTTTAATTTCAGCAACTGGGCTTCGAAGCGCGTTAATTCTTTTGACGACAGCTCTTCGGGTTTTTTAGAAGGTTTAGACCTTTTGTTAGTTCTTAAAGGTTTTGCTTTCTTCCTGTTTGGCATATAAAATTACTTAGTCAGACGTTTTAGTCCAACTGTCGCCTCTTCTTTATTAACATTTAACTGTTTTTTAATCTCGTAGCTTTCGTTTTCATTTAGCGCATCAATTTTTACGGCTAAGACTTCATTTTTGATGTAATCCTGATAACTTCTTATGGCCTTGGTGAGATTTGGCGTTCCCGTAAAATACAGTTCAATCCGGTCGGCAACATCAAAACCGGCTTCTTTGCGCAAGTTTTGAATCTTATGCACAAACTCCCGAGCCAATCCTTCGTTGATTAGTCCTTGGTCTAATTGGGTATCAAGGTAAAATCGGAACCGGCTAGTTTCTTCACTCTGATTACTGATATAGTGTGCCAAAACCTCATCGGAAGATGAGGCTCGTTTTATCTCTTTAATGTTTAACTCCTCGCTTAAAATTGTGCGATATTTTGTTAATAGATAGTCTTCATCTTCCCGTAAACCAGTAATTACACCTAATCTTAGAGGTTGACGGACCTTAATGCCCCCGGCCTTCCGAGCTGAAAGTCCTAGGGATACAAGTTCCCGAATAATTTCCATCTCTTCTTCTAATTTTTCGTCCCGGAATTCTAATCGGACTTCGGGAAAGTCATTTAGATGGACACTTTCTGGTGCTTTATCATCACAAGCTCGTACTAAATTTTGATAGATCTCTTCACTGAAAAAGGGCATGATTGGTGCTAAAATTTTCACTAGCGAGACCAGACATTCATATAAAGTTTGATAGGCTGAGATTTTGTCTAAATCTTCGGCACTCTTCCAAAATCGCCGGCGATTGCGACGCACATACCAACCTGACAACTCATCAACAAATTTTTCGATATATTTCATTACCGGCGCGGGATTATAATCATCTAGGGCTTTACGGACCTCAGCGATCAACCATTGGAGCCGCGAAAGAATCCAGCGGTCTAGTTCTGTGAGTGGTAATTCTTTTAAGACACAAGAACTTCTTTGTAGGCGAGGCTTGTCAATTCGGGCATAGGTTATGAAGAAATTATAAACATTCCATAAGGTCAGAATCTTTCTTTTGACCTCATCAGCTACTCGATAACCAAAATTTAAGTTGTCTTCCGGATTGTGATTTACAAAAATATAGCGCATAATATCCGCACCCATGGTTTCCGCCGCTTCGTCAAACCAGATCACATTGCCTTTGCTTTTATGCATCTCTTCACCTTGCTCATCTAATACTTTGCCGTGTCCTAAAATTACCCGCACCGGTGTGGTGTTTTCTAAAACGGTACTCATAGCTAAGATTGCGTAGAACCAATTTCGGAACTGTCCGGCTAAACATTCGGTAACAAAATCCGCCGGGAACCACTCTTGCCAATAAGCCCGATTGGTCAGATAACCCATGGTCGAATAGGGCACGATCCCGGCATCCAGCCAGGGATTACCAACATCGGGGATTCGGGAAACTCGGGCTGAGCATTTGGGGCAGCTAATCTTAACTTCGTCGATCCAGGGGCGATGGGGTGAATGGCCTTCAAACCGTTCCCACCCTTCCACAGCACGGGCTTGAAGTTCTTCTTTACCGCCGATCACCTCGAAATGACCGCAGGTACATTCATAAATCGGTAAGGCTAGCCCCCAATAGCGTTTCTTGGAAATACACCAGTCTTGCATATTTCTTAACCAGTCAAGCTCTCGCTCTAGGCCATAGTCCGGAATCCAGCGCACCTGCCGCGCCACATCCATAATTTTATAACGCAACTCATCCATCTTAATAAACCACTCGTCAACCAATCGGAAAACCAGTTCGGTGCCACAGCGCCAACACACCGGATAGCGATGCGTGTAGTCTTCAATGCGATAAAGAACGCCTTTCTTTTGTAAATCCTCAAAAATAAGCTCCGTGGTATCTTTAACATTTAATCCGGAAAGAAATCCAAAATTCTCTAAAAAATAGCCATCCTCGGTAAGTGGCGCGATTACGGCTAATTTATGCTCTTTGCCCAGCTCATAATCTTCTTTGCCGCAGCCGGGCGCAATATGGACAATGCCGGTACCTTCTTCACCGCTAACTTCATCCCACGGTATCACCTTATGCACCACACCCTTTTGCGCTGGTAGTTCATCATAAGGACCATGATATTCTAAGCCCACCAGGTCTTTACCGAAAAGCTCACCTAAAACTTCAACTTTATCCTTAAAGATATCCCGCCGCGAGCTTACTAGGTAATAGATCTCGTCATGCTCTTTTACCTTAAGATAAACTAAATCTGGATGCACAGCACAGGCCACATTTGACGATAACGTCCATGGGGTTGTGGTCCATACTAAGAGATACTCGTTCTTACGACCTTTGATCGGAAACTTCAGATACACCGAAGGATGCGTTAACTCCTTATAACCTTCGGTGACAATCTCGTGTTCCGAAAGAGCTGTGCCACATCTTGGACACCAGGGCATCACATCATCGCCTTTATAGATCCAGCCGTGCTCGTGACAGCGCTTTAGGAAATACCAGATAGTATAATTATTCTCATCCGACATAGTATAATAGGAGTTTTCCCAATCCATCCACTGGCCGAGCCGAATTGACTGCTCGGTTTGAATCTTGGAATACTTCAAGACCCGTTCCTTACATTTATTGACAAACTTATCAATTCCGTAGGCTTCAATATCCCGTTTAGACTTAAAACCCAACTCTTTCTCTACTTCGACTTCCACCCAGAGCCCCTGACAGTCAAAACCATTTTGATAGCGTTGGTCATAGCCAAGCATCGCCTTATAGCGCTGGAATAAGTCCTTATAGGTCCTGCCCCAGGCGTGATGCACGCCCATCGGATTATTGGCAGTGATCGGCCCATCAAGAAATGAGAATTTTTTCTTGCCCCGGTTTTTGGCGCGTAGTTTATTAAAACAGTCTTCTTTTCTCCAGAACTCTAAGATCCGATGCTCGATCTCCACAAAATTCGGTATTTGTGGTATCGGGTTTAATTTTGAAGTATCTAAATAATCTTGTGGTTTTGACATGTTATTTGCCCGTCACACATCCAGTATTTTTGGGATTACCACGAAATAGTGGCCATGGGGTTAACGCCAAACTGCCCCGAGCGCTAATCGCAACCAGTCCCCCGGTATCGTCCTCATCAATACCGGCGCCAATGACAATAATTCCTGAAGGTAAGAGCATGGGTGATGAGACCAGTCCTTCATCTGATGGCGAGGCCTGGGGTATTGGTGCTGCGGCTAGCCGTGAACCGTCGCTTTTAACCATATATAAGGAATCCATATCTTCTTGTGATTTCTTAGCCCATGTGACCTTAAAGTAGACTATATCATAACCGGCATTTGGCAACCGCACAACGGCCGGTGATGAGGAGTTATAACCATCAGTACTAAAGGTCCATTCTTCATCAATCACAGAACCATCAAACCGAAATTTTATTAGTCGACCGTCCTCGGTTGTGGCATAAATCTTGCCATCGGTTCCAACTACCGGCGTGCTAGAAATTGCCCCATAACTACTAGACCGCGAGATAAAACCGGTATTGCGGTCAAATAGGTAAAGCCGGCCATCTTGAGCCCCGACACAAATCTTACCCTGCCCAATAATGGCTGGCGATGAGATAACCTCGTCACCAATATTATAGCGCCACCGGATATTACCTAAGGTATCTAAGCTATAAAAATAACCGTCCTCGGTCCCAACATATAAATAACCAGCCTCATCAATTGCCACCGAAGAGACCCCACAAATAGAGTCAATCCGCCACAAAAGATTTAAATTCTCATCATAGGCATGAAGTCCGGCAATACTATTGATAAAAAGTTTATTACTAGGGCTGATCGCTAATGTGGCTGTAATCTC
The window above is part of the candidate division WOR-3 bacterium genome. Proteins encoded here:
- a CDS encoding PQQ-binding-like beta-propeller repeat protein, which gives rise to MLSMKKYSWLLFLLIVALACSKNRAPQDPTYLKAPMVMIPGVPDTFEVATEDPEGDEVQYRFNFGDGTISSFGDYLPSGDTYKTTYTYNRTGEFYVKAQAQDRHKRSSNWSSAVRVFSGLGRIIWQLLPDDDYDCEVVSTPAVDEQGNIYVGCREGHIHALTANGNERWRFSAKYHDEFISSVVIAPNGKLYCADRGGYLYRVNPINGTKEREAYLGDEITATLAISPSNKLFINSIAGLHAYDENLNLLWRIDSICGVSSVAIDEAGYLYVGTEDGYFYSLDTLGNIRWRYNIGDEVISSPAIIGQGKICVGAQDGRLYLFDRNTGFISRSSSYGAISSTPVVGTDGKIYATTEDGRLIKFRFDGSVIDEEWTFSTDGYNSSSPAVVRLPNAGYDIVYFKVTWAKKSQEDMDSLYMVKSDGSRLAAAPIPQASPSDEGLVSSPMLLPSGIIVIGAGIDEDDTGGLVAISARGSLALTPWPLFRGNPKNTGCVTGK